A DNA window from Pseudomonas tohonis contains the following coding sequences:
- a CDS encoding ShlB/FhaC/HecB family hemolysin secretion/activation protein, producing the protein MTPSKTLTSGGLRAVASRAPFLLGAAGLLFAACANAEALPSGALPGAISSELLRQPQRAQERQEARPQDDTPVLDVPVVGDQKLPDNPNVAFQLDAVVFSETAILDAQQLQEIARPYLGRKVGFADLQQLISAVNRLYDEKGYVTARAILPPQRIEQGRVRIQLVEGRVGELVLEGNSYMNEDFIRERLDIGNGELVDPKRLEAELSRFNRVSNGTLSASLQPGKGYGLTDVYVNVNEPPQNSLDLFANNHGYESTGEETGGMMYRHYGALGRDDVFSAFLSGSRGSGVGMLSYDAPFNTLGGRIGGRLGKSKAKVIYGPFRSLDSESDSKNGSLFISHPLWSNQDWLLTGQLTYGEQRTKNYIADVFLNENRVRTTQADLTALYLAPGRSLRVGLGYQDARSELEGTAIRENYGLWVGYWQFYQALSADWYLNATGAWQYANREGVPSSQLFQIGGASTVRGYRQGELAGDGGLYSNLQANYRITQALTGFGFYDYGRIDSSFRQPEKLDSVGGGFNWQATSRLSGEVTLGVPLTKVRSDQDNAYVNLQVVFKVL; encoded by the coding sequence ATGACTCCATCTAAGACCCTCACCAGCGGCGGCCTGCGGGCCGTCGCCAGCCGCGCGCCCTTCCTGCTCGGTGCCGCCGGGCTGCTGTTCGCCGCCTGCGCCAACGCCGAGGCGCTGCCCTCCGGCGCGCTGCCCGGCGCCATCAGCTCGGAGCTGCTGCGCCAGCCGCAGCGCGCCCAGGAGCGCCAGGAAGCCCGCCCGCAGGACGACACGCCGGTGCTCGACGTGCCGGTGGTGGGCGACCAGAAGCTGCCGGACAACCCCAACGTCGCCTTCCAGCTGGACGCGGTGGTGTTCAGCGAGACCGCCATCCTCGACGCCCAGCAGTTGCAGGAGATCGCCAGGCCCTACCTCGGCCGCAAGGTGGGCTTCGCCGACCTGCAGCAGCTGATCTCGGCGGTGAACCGCCTGTACGACGAGAAGGGCTACGTCACCGCCCGCGCCATCCTGCCGCCCCAGCGCATCGAGCAGGGCCGCGTGCGCATCCAGCTGGTGGAAGGCCGCGTCGGCGAGCTGGTGCTCGAAGGCAACAGCTACATGAACGAGGACTTCATCCGCGAGCGCCTGGACATCGGCAACGGCGAGCTGGTGGACCCCAAGCGCCTGGAGGCCGAGCTGTCGCGCTTCAACCGGGTGAGCAACGGCACCCTGTCCGCCTCGCTGCAGCCGGGCAAGGGCTACGGCCTCACCGACGTCTACGTGAACGTCAACGAGCCGCCGCAGAACAGCCTCGACCTGTTCGCCAACAACCACGGCTACGAATCCACCGGTGAAGAGACAGGCGGCATGATGTACCGCCACTACGGCGCCCTCGGCCGCGACGACGTGTTCTCCGCCTTCCTCTCCGGCTCGCGGGGTTCGGGCGTGGGCATGCTGTCCTACGACGCGCCCTTCAACACCCTGGGCGGGCGCATCGGCGGGCGCCTGGGCAAGAGCAAGGCGAAGGTGATCTACGGGCCCTTCCGCAGCCTGGATTCGGAGAGCGACTCGAAGAACGGCTCGCTGTTCATCAGCCACCCGCTGTGGAGCAACCAGGACTGGCTGCTCACCGGCCAGCTGACCTACGGCGAGCAGCGCACCAAGAACTACATCGCCGATGTCTTCCTCAACGAAAACCGCGTACGCACCACCCAGGCCGACCTCACCGCGCTGTACCTGGCGCCGGGCCGCTCCCTGCGCGTGGGCCTGGGCTACCAGGATGCCCGCAGCGAGCTGGAAGGCACCGCGATCCGCGAGAACTACGGCCTCTGGGTGGGCTACTGGCAGTTCTACCAGGCCCTCAGCGCGGACTGGTACCTGAACGCCACGGGCGCCTGGCAGTACGCCAACCGCGAGGGCGTGCCCTCCAGCCAGCTGTTCCAGATCGGCGGCGCCTCCACCGTGCGCGGCTACCGCCAGGGCGAGCTGGCCGGCGACGGCGGCCTGTACTCCAACCTGCAGGCCAACTACCGCATCACCCAGGCCCTCACCGGCTTCGGCTTCTACGACTACGGGCGCATCGACTCCTCGTTCCGCCAGCCGGAGAAGCTGGACAGCGTGGGCGGCGGCTTCAACTGGCAGGCCACCTCGCGCCTGAGCGGCGAGGTGACCCTCGGCGTGCCCCTGACCAAGGTGCGCTCCGACCAGGACAACGCCTACGTCAACCTGCAAGTGGTGTTCAAGGTCCTCTGA
- a CDS encoding ATP-binding protein: protein MPRSPRYPLRQWIWRAFVQSALIPLILVESVLIAIYLLTNSAIRDAQVDYLQQSALEDLGSAVVREGKIIDGRLQSIEGLARLFRDSAARAVQDRSFQPDELERSRHRLSEDGVFYTQSDDGRSASFYANSTPVERQDHEKALRLSQLDPLMRSIRESDPLMAAVYFNSWDSYNRIYPFFMTPEQYPHDMVIPDYNFYYLADAGHNPGRKVVWTDVYLDPAGQGWMMSAIAPVYRDDFLEGVVGLDITVGQMLGAISNLKVPWQGYAMLVSRDNSIMALPAAGERDFGLRELTRYSYEEAVRREVLKPEDFNLAKHAEMQPILQAMQSGQGNMKEVLLGGRKQLVAWTEIPQTGWRLMMVVDEANIFRETNRLAERYQQIGYLLIAGLAFFYALFFAWMWARSRRLSDELSVPLAGISGMMQRIGQGDFSPEAPSSRIMELESMALAVQQTGDQLRASEEERVEAQRNLELVLESTTESLWEVDARTLSIKMSGRFVKRFGLPSDELSFNDFNDRVHPDDVERVRRLRLFFADSGQDNFDAEYRFADADGQYAWLLSRGKVLERDAEGRAQLVAGTHVDITRLKQVEDELRRASREAMAASQAKSRFLSSMSHELRTPLNAIHGFAQLIGLETEGKDERREEAEYAQEIVNASRHLTSLVDDILDLSSIENRRQQLQLKPVEIGPLLAGCAELIQPELQTRQLHLQMMAPPEPPLFVLADARRLRQVLLNLLSNAVKYNSPQGMVSLGYELRSAGVRLWVADSGSGLSEEQQAMLFQPFQRLGRENSTIPGTGIGLVLCRELAELMGGEIGFSSTRDIGSRFWIDLPSAAPPNQADGGAQESPAPVLAQVLCVEDHPACLKVLKEGLRDMAEVRGAGSVGRALSTLETQTPALLLLDLDLPDGDGLEVLDYVRRTPHLRGMPVLVVSAAVDEASLSEARRRGADACLTKPVDLQQVRRLALSLLEREPPVI, encoded by the coding sequence ATGCCGCGCTCCCCCCGTTACCCGTTGCGCCAGTGGATATGGCGTGCGTTCGTGCAAAGCGCGCTGATCCCGCTGATTCTGGTGGAGTCGGTGCTGATCGCCATCTACCTGCTGACCAACAGCGCGATCCGCGATGCCCAGGTGGACTACCTGCAGCAGAGCGCGCTGGAGGACCTCGGCAGCGCAGTGGTGCGGGAGGGCAAGATCATCGACGGGCGCCTGCAGAGCATCGAGGGCCTCGCCCGGTTGTTCCGCGACAGCGCCGCCCGCGCCGTGCAGGACCGCAGCTTCCAGCCCGACGAGCTGGAGCGTTCGCGCCATCGCCTCAGCGAGGATGGCGTGTTCTACACCCAGAGCGACGACGGCCGCTCCGCCTCCTTCTATGCCAACAGCACGCCGGTGGAGCGCCAGGATCACGAGAAGGCGCTGCGCCTGTCGCAGCTCGATCCGCTGATGCGCTCGATCCGCGAGAGCGACCCGCTGATGGCGGCGGTCTACTTCAACAGCTGGGACAGCTACAACCGCATCTACCCCTTCTTCATGACGCCCGAGCAGTATCCCCATGACATGGTGATACCTGACTACAACTTCTATTACCTCGCCGACGCCGGCCACAACCCCGGGCGCAAGGTGGTCTGGACCGACGTCTACCTCGACCCGGCCGGCCAGGGCTGGATGATGTCGGCGATCGCGCCGGTGTACCGCGACGATTTCCTCGAAGGCGTGGTCGGCCTGGATATCACGGTCGGGCAGATGCTCGGCGCCATCAGCAACCTCAAGGTGCCGTGGCAGGGCTACGCCATGCTGGTGAGCCGCGACAACAGCATCATGGCGCTGCCGGCGGCGGGGGAGCGCGACTTCGGCCTGCGCGAGCTGACCCGCTACTCCTACGAGGAGGCGGTGCGCCGCGAGGTGCTCAAGCCGGAAGACTTCAACCTGGCCAAGCACGCCGAGATGCAGCCCATCCTCCAGGCCATGCAGTCCGGCCAGGGCAACATGAAGGAGGTGCTGCTCGGCGGGCGCAAGCAACTGGTGGCCTGGACCGAGATCCCGCAGACCGGCTGGCGCCTGATGATGGTGGTGGACGAGGCCAACATCTTCCGCGAGACCAACCGCCTCGCCGAGCGCTACCAGCAGATCGGCTACCTGCTGATCGCCGGCCTGGCCTTCTTCTATGCACTGTTCTTCGCCTGGATGTGGGCCCGCTCGCGACGCCTGAGCGACGAACTCTCGGTGCCGCTGGCCGGCATCTCCGGGATGATGCAGCGCATCGGCCAGGGCGACTTCAGCCCCGAGGCGCCGAGCAGCCGGATCATGGAGCTGGAATCCATGGCCCTGGCGGTGCAGCAGACCGGCGACCAGTTGCGCGCCAGCGAGGAAGAGCGCGTCGAGGCCCAGCGCAACCTGGAACTGGTGCTGGAGAGCACCACCGAAAGCCTCTGGGAAGTGGACGCGCGCACGCTGTCGATCAAGATGAGCGGGCGCTTCGTGAAGCGCTTCGGCCTGCCCTCCGACGAGCTCAGCTTCAACGACTTCAATGACCGCGTGCACCCAGACGACGTCGAGCGCGTGCGCCGGTTGCGGCTGTTCTTCGCCGACAGCGGCCAGGACAATTTCGACGCCGAATACCGTTTCGCCGATGCCGATGGCCAGTACGCCTGGCTGCTGAGCCGCGGCAAGGTGCTGGAGCGCGATGCCGAAGGCCGTGCCCAACTGGTGGCGGGCACCCATGTGGACATCACCCGCCTCAAGCAGGTGGAGGACGAGTTGCGCCGCGCCAGCCGCGAGGCCATGGCGGCGAGCCAGGCCAAGAGCCGCTTCCTTTCCAGCATGAGCCACGAATTGCGCACGCCGCTCAACGCCATCCACGGCTTCGCCCAGTTGATCGGGCTGGAGACCGAGGGCAAGGACGAGCGTCGCGAGGAAGCCGAGTACGCCCAGGAGATCGTCAACGCCAGCCGCCACCTGACCTCCCTGGTGGACGACATCCTCGACCTGTCGAGCATCGAGAACCGTCGCCAGCAACTGCAGCTCAAACCGGTGGAGATCGGCCCGCTGCTGGCCGGTTGCGCCGAGCTGATCCAGCCCGAGTTGCAGACCCGCCAGCTGCACCTGCAGATGATGGCGCCGCCGGAGCCGCCGCTCTTCGTCCTGGCCGATGCCCGGCGCCTGCGCCAGGTGCTGCTCAACCTGCTGTCCAACGCGGTGAAGTACAACAGCCCGCAGGGCATGGTCAGCCTGGGCTACGAGCTGCGCTCGGCCGGTGTCAGGCTGTGGGTGGCGGACAGCGGCTCGGGGCTCAGCGAGGAGCAGCAGGCCATGCTGTTCCAGCCCTTCCAGCGCCTGGGGCGCGAGAACTCGACCATCCCCGGCACCGGCATCGGCCTGGTGCTGTGCCGCGAGCTGGCGGAACTGATGGGCGGGGAGATCGGCTTCAGCAGCACCCGCGACATCGGCAGCCGCTTCTGGATCGACCTGCCCAGCGCCGCACCGCCGAACCAGGCGGACGGTGGCGCGCAGGAAAGCCCGGCGCCGGTGCTGGCCCAGGTGCTCTGCGTCGAGGACCACCCGGCCTGCCTCAAGGTGCTCAAGGAAGGCCTGCGCGACATGGCCGAGGTGCGCGGTGCGGGCTCGGTCGGGCGTGCCCTGTCGACCCTGGAAACCCAGACGCCGGCGCTGTTGCTGCTGGACCTCGACCTGCCCGATGGCGACGGCCTTGAGGTGCTCGACTACGTGCGCCGCACCCCGCACCTGCGCGGCATGCCGGTGCTGGTGGTGAGCGCGGCGGTGGACGAGGCCAGCCTCTCCGAAGCGCGTCGGCGCGGGGCCGATGCCTGCCTGACCAAACCGGTGGACCTGCAGCAGGTGCGCCGCCTGGCGTTGTCACTGCTGGAGCGGGAGCCGCCGGTGATCTGA
- a CDS encoding carbon storage regulator, which yields MQLHEGVCRTGDVVSINLLDGKLGTQVMRLLLTQGIEVEVLEVRDDSVKLAVRAPSGMLIVEELGFSS from the coding sequence GTGCAACTACATGAAGGTGTCTGCCGGACGGGCGATGTGGTGTCGATCAACCTTCTCGATGGGAAGCTGGGTACACAGGTGATGCGGCTGTTGCTGACCCAGGGGATCGAGGTCGAGGTGCTGGAGGTGCGGGACGATTCGGTGAAGCTGGCGGTGAGGGCGCCAAGCGGGATGCTGATTGTGGAGGAGTTGGGCTTTTCTTCGTAG